One genomic region from Pelodiscus sinensis isolate JC-2024 unplaced genomic scaffold, ASM4963464v1 ctg104, whole genome shotgun sequence encodes:
- the PRR30 gene encoding proline-rich protein 30 isoform X5: protein MQRPRAVWRAEFPSDARSSEDSRPSSLCSCACCSGRDAASRLREPWGTLPLTPPPAGQGPPSRCPGTAAAQGNSAAGSAQPLAKHRAGEALGRWAGRTGQVAPRGLGVAMQSSALPRPGCLAQQGPSEPAPGPAASGSSTSIALSTDGASFLSIAWRERLEWHVQSKPHAAPAPRRPMAGPIGTRRGSEPGHRLQGLGRMQKTGASPPRSQGSHVCVPAAGSSGRAPCPAVLGGLTLAGVAKLQHHVARKSFQCRLETLPWLVRRSQGSAALPQPRRPWEQARKEQHPAAPAMQPSSARSLQSSPSRERPALWGLPMWLAQSLAKLLPPWGPGEEGAAALGKQAWLDKDGHGQQDAPWPLWALPSTLLRLLQALLLPAPGERKPQPCAEAVRQRQEPCVCPLGLPRAGLGRLSPQAAARLQAHGARKCLEIRAGAVPGVVSASQEAVCAGEPPALPKLLRPGQRRPQPRPSRCPALGPEAAWRIELHIRQKGLLLRWGLPVLYTQSLARLVPRAPRRLAPRAEGGPGVELAEQNTPFLSTPTRDRLEWHIRSKRLQHQWGLPPLLQRSLAAFQAPAPRHGAPGPRHPRDVAVGPQALPFLSSSVQRDLESHLLTMKVQRRWGLPRRVQASLQRFMPPVPGHAASSRPPTPGHAASSRPPTPGHATSSHLLTLGHAASSRPPTPGHAASSRPPTPGHATSSHLLTLGHAASSRPPTPGHTASSRPPTPGHATFSRLLTPGHDASSHATSSRPPTPGHATFSRLLTLGHAASSHLPTPGHAASSHLSTTSHAASSRPPTPGHAASSCLLSPDHAASSHPPTPDDSAFSRLPTPSYESANQLLYQMLTSCHALPTQLPTSGHALPSPGHAPASQPVHQPPMLGQAPCSQLPTLGHTLTNWILHQPCHVQPSPGHAPASQPLHQPPMLGQAPCSQLPTLGHTPTTWLHQPCPGHAPASQPSFQLCVQKGNGAHAPLQVPSPGLSGAMPLPPTLLPEAMGLPGSRGRAGQLRAQSGPRHSPHLMHPGVTWGDATRPQPGRTTIASQSRAPGRRQRRPRKHVLRMDSHPMRGAQGSGGPSCPPPAEPSQGTPASPEWLIRSIVNSLGTERAAQDLQLQLLSWGQLSVEYPVCLQCCCCLERACPHHPAPQAQRSPRLVVYPKLSVGQGRGGHGRLRMSLGFLLKIKRKQASKWQLIQEPPSKVGPGRTMEGAPGGPRQPTSQPGLKGAHGVQPPRGQPPCRTSSQAARPGAPRHPTTPHSSLGAMPLLQGAQRRAAAFWLQEGSASDSTMELPGATTVRTSVPPQDPRRLRDPSCVHAPPQAALQAPAPQSQPQPAAPRRGASPTPAPRQPPRDTILKRLVSSVQRVCARLRGKGQGRAKASASLRRSGSFTQRPRSPVVPN from the exons ATGCAGAGACCCAG GGCAGTCTGGCGAGCGGAGTTCCCCAGTGATGCCCGCAGCTCCGAGGACTCCCGCCCCTCCTCGCTGTGCAGCTGCGCCTGCTGCTCCGGAAGAGACGCTGCCTCCAGGCTGCGGGAGCCCTGGGGCACCCTGCCCCTGACACCTCCacctgctggccaggggccccCATCACGCTGCCCAGGAactgctgctgcccagggaaACTCAGCAGCTGGCAGCGCTCAGCCCCTCGCCAAGCACCGCGCAGGGGAGGCCCTGGGCCGCTGGGCTGGGAGGACGGGCCAGGTCGCGCCGCGCGGCCTAGGGGTCGCCATGCAGAGCAGCGCACTGCCCCGCCCCGggtgcctggcccagcaggggcccagcgagccggccccgggcccagcaGCCAGCGGCAGCAGCACCAGCATTGCGCTCAGCACAGACGGCGCCTCCTTCCTGAGCATCGCGTGGCGGGAGCGGCTGGAGTGGCACGTGCAGAGCAAGCCCCACGCCGCCCCGGCCCCACGCCGCCCCATGGCTGGGCCAATCGGCACGAGGCGGGGCTCAGAACCAGGCCACAGACTCCAGGGCCTGGGCAGGATGCAGAAAACCGGAGCCAGCCCCCCACGGAGCCAGGGGTCCCATGTGTGCGTCCCGGCAGCTGGCTCCTCTGGGCGGGCCCCCTGCCCGGCCGTGCTGGGCGGCCTCACGCTGGCCGGCGTGGCCAAGCTGCAGCACCACGTGGCCAGGAAGAGCTTCCAGTGCCGGCTGGAGACGCTGCCGTGGCTGGTGAGACGgtcccagggcagcgctgccctgccccagccccgtcGCCCCTGGGAGCAGGCCAGGAAGGAGCAGCACCCCGCAGCGCCAGCCATGCAGCCCTCGTCCGCCCGCAGCCTCCAGAGCAGCCCGTCCCGCGAGCGCCCCGCCCTCTGGGGCCTGCCCATGTGGCTCGCACAGTCCCTGGCCAAGCTGCTGCCCCCCTGGGGGCCCGGAGAGGAGGGTGCCGCTGCGCTGGGCAAGCAGGCCTGGCTGGACAAGGACGGGCACGGCCAGCAGGACGCACCGTGGCCCCTCTGGGCCCTCCCCAGCACCCTCCTGCGGCTGCTccaagccctgctgctgccagcgcCCGGCGAGAGGAAGCCACAGCCCT GTGCTGAGGCTGTTCggcagaggcaggagccctgcGTGTGCCCCCTCGGCCTGCCCCGCGCTGGCCTGGGCAGGCTGAGCCCGCAGGCGGCGGCCAGGCTGCAGGCCCACGGGGCCCGCAAGTGCCTGGAGATCAGAGCGGGGGCCGTGCCCGGCGTGGTGAGTGCGTCGCAGGAAGCTGTCTGTGCGGGGGAGCCGCCGGCCCTGCCCAAGCTGCTCCGCCCCGGCCAGAGGCGCCCACAGCCCCGGCCCAGCAggtgcccagccctggggccggAGGCGGCTTGGCGTATCGAGCTCCATATCCGGCAGAAGGGGCTGCTCCTGCGGTGGGGGTTGCCCGTCCTCTACACGCAGTCTCTGGCCCGGCTGGTCCCACGTGCCCCCCGCCGGCTGGCCCCCCGCGCTGAAGGGGGCCCAGGGGTGGAGCTCGCCGAGCAGAATACCCCCTTCCTGAGCACCCCCACCCGCGACCGCTTGGAGTGGCACATCCGCAGCaagaggctgcagcaccagtggggcctgccccccctcctgcagcgctCCCTGGCAGCCTTCCAGGCTCCAGCGCCCCGCCACGGTGCCCCGGGCCCCCGGCACCCCAGGGACGTGGCTGTcgggccccaggctctgcccttcCTCAGCAGCAGCGTCCAGAGGGATCTGGAGTCCCACCTCCTCACCATGAAGGTGCAGCGCCGCTGGGGACTGCCCAGGAGGGTCCAGGCCTCGCTGCAGCGGTTCATGCCACCTGTCCCAGGCCACGCCGCGTCCAGCCGCCCGCCCACCCCGGGCCACGCCGCGTCCAGCCGCCCGCCCACCCCGGGCCATGCTACATCCAGCCACCTGCTCACACTGGGCCACGCCGCATCCAGCCGCCCGCCCACCCCGGGCCACGCCGCGTCCAGCCGCCCGCCCACCCCGGGCCATGCTACGTCCAGCCACCTGCTCACACTGGGCCACGCCGCATCCAGCCGCCCACCCACCCCGGGCCACACCGCGTCCAGCCGCCCGCCCACCCCGGGCCATGCTACATTCAGCCGCCTGCTCACCCCGGGTCACGACGCGTCCAGCCACGCCACATCCAGCCGCCCGCCCACCCCGGGCCATGCTACATTCAGCCGCCTGCTCACACTGGGCCATGCTGcatccagccacctgcccaccccTGGCCACGCAGCATCCAGCCACTTGTCCACCACAAGCCACGCAGCATCCAGCCGCCCGCCCACCCCGGGCCACGCAGCATCCAGCTGCCTGCTCAGCCCGGACCATGCCGCatccagccacccacccaccccggaTGATTCCGCATTCAGTCGCCTGCCCACCCCGAGCTATGAATCAGCAAACCAGCTGCTATACCAGATGCTCACCTCATGCCATGCACTGCCAACTCAGTTGCCCACTTCTGgccatgcactgcccagcccgggccatgccccagccagccagcctgtgcaCCAGCCACCCATGTTGGGCCAAGCACCATGCAGCCAGCTGCCCACTCTGGGCCACACACTAACCAACTGGATTCTACACCAGccatgccacgtgcagcccagcccgggccatgccccagccagccagcctctgcACCAGCCGCCCATGTTGGGCCAAGCACCATGCAGCCAGCTGCCCACTCTGGGCCACACACCAACCACCTGGCTTCACCAGCCATGCCCGGGccatgccccagccagccagccctcattCCAGCTCTGTGTTCAGAAGGGCAACGGTGCCCACGCCCCACTGCAAGTGCCCAGTCCGGGGCTGTCAGGGGcaatgcccctgccccccacgctgcTCCCCGAGGCAATGGGCCTGCCAGgttccaggggcagggcagggcagctcagAGCACAGAGTGGCCCACGAcactccccacacctcatgcATCCTGGAGTCACCTGGGGAGACGCTACCCGGCCCCAGCCAGGGCGCACCACCATCGCATCCCAGAGCCGGGCCCCAGGCAGGAGGCAGCGGCGCCCAAGGAAGCACGTCCTGCGGATGGACAGTCACCCCATGCGAGGGGCCCAGGGAAGCGggggcccctcctgccctccccccgccgaGCCCTCCCAGggcacccctgccagccccgaGTGGCTGATCCGCTCCATCGTGAACTCGCTGGGCACCGAGCGGGCGGCacaggacctgcagctgcagctcctgagcTGGGGCCAGCTGAGCGTGGAGTACCCCGTCtgcctgcagtgctgctgctgcctggagcgTGCCTGCCCCCACCACCCCGCGCCCCAGGCCCAGCGCAGCCCTCGCCTCGTCGTCTACCCCAAGCTGAgcgtggggcagggccgggggggccacGGCCGCCTCCGCATGAGCCTGGGCTTTCTGCTCAAGATCAAGAGGAAACAGGCCAGTAAATGGCAGCTGATCCAGGAGCCCCCCAGCAAGGTGGggcctggcaggaccatggaggGGGCACCTGGTGGGCCCAGGCAGCCCACGAGCCAGCCAGGCCTCAAAGGGGCCCATGGCGTCCAGCCCCCCAGAGGGCAGCCTCCCTGCAGAACAAGCAGCCAGGCTGCCAGGCCTGGTGCCCCCCGGCACCCCACCACCCCTCACTCCAGCCTGGGGGCCATGcccctgctgcagggagcccagcgcaGGGCTGCTGCCTTCTGGCTCCAGGAGGGCTCTGCCTCTGACAGCACCATGGAGCTGCCCGGAGCCACGACCGTCAGGACCTCGGTGCCTCCCCAGGACCCCAGACGACTGAGAGACCCGAGCTGTGTCCACGCCCCACCTCAGGCAGCGCTGCAGGCACCAgcgccccagagccagccccagccagcggcACCACGACGGGGAGCCAGCCCCACGCCCGCCCCACGCCAGCCGCCAAGAGACACCATCCTTAAGAGACTGGTCAGCTCTGTCCAGCGGGTCTGTGCCAGGCTCAGGGGcaagggccagggcagagccaaGGCCAGTGCCTCCCTCAGGCGATCGGGGTCCTTCACCCAGCGCCCCCGGAGccctgtggtccccaactga